Within Paenibacillus sabinae T27, the genomic segment GAATTTAAAACTGCCCAAAGGTGAAATCACGGTATTTGTCGGGAGCAACGGTTGCGGCAAGTCTACGCTGCTCCGATCCTTGGCTCGTTTATTGAAGCCGCTAAGAGGCGCGATCGTGTTGGATGGGCAGAAGATCTCCTCCATGCCAACCAAAGAAGTGGCCAAGCGATTGGCTATTCTCCCCCAAGGGCCTATTGCGCCAGAGGGATTAACCGTGCATCAACTCGTTAGGCAGGGGCGGTATCCGCATCAAAATTGGCTGAAACAGTGGTCTCAAGAGGATGAGAAGAAAGTACAGAAGGCATTGGAGGATACCAATTTAACAGCATTCGCCGATCGTTCCGTTGATTCGCTGTCGGGAGGACAGCGGCAGAGAGCCTGGATTGCGATGACCCTTGCACAGGACACCGACATTATTTTGCTGGATGAGCCTACAACTTATTTGGACATGACTCATCAAATCGAAATCTTAGACCTGTTGTTTGATCTGAATGAGGAAGAAAATCGGACGATCATCATGGTTCTACACGACTTGAATCTGGCTTGCCGGTATGCACATCATATTGTGGCTATTAAGGATCAGCAAGTGTATGCACAAGGTCAGCCGGAGCATGTGATTACAGAAGCGCTGGTCAAAGATGTGTTTCAATTAAATTGTGAAATCGTGCAGGACCCTCTTTATGGATCGCCTATGTGTATCCCTCATGGTAAAGGCAGAAGAAAAATCCAAATGGGCGCCGACGAGATTGTGACGCCGAAGAGTATTTAATCAAGGAAGCGAAGAGAATGGATTACCAACGGCGCTTTGTCTGAGCCTTCCTTCCGGGAACGGGAACCGGACGGGCTCTGCCCTGTCCGGCGGACTTCATGCTTAATAATTTCAAGCCGATTTCATTTCTGTTGAAAAATATGTATTGTCCTCTCGCTCAATTCATGCTATATTACTTTTTGTGCCCGCAATGTTTTACATCATACGCGGTCGTGGCGGAATTGGCAGACGCGCACGGTTCAGGTCCGTGTGGGCTAACCCCCCGTGGAGGTTCGAGTCCTCTCGACCGCATATCTAAATAGATAACTGCAGGTACAATCCTTGAGCAGCTCTTCAATTATGAAGAGCCTTTTTCTTTTTTTCGGCGGTCTATTTTATTGGAAAAGAAGTGAAGTTATGATTCAACCGAACGTGAAGGTGAAGCAGGGATTTCTCGATAAATATTTCTCCGGCGAGGCGATTGATTACCGGCAGATTATCTCGCTGTTCATCCCGATTCTGATTGATCAGGCGTTCGTGGTCGGCCTTAATCTGATCAACACGGCCATGATCAGCTCGGCGGGGGTAGCAGCGGTCAGCGCGGTCAACATGATTGACTCGCTCAATATTTTTCTCATCAGCGTGTTGATTGCGGTAGCGACTGGTGGAACGGTTGTTGTGGCCCAGTATAAAGGAAGCGGCAACCTTCTGATGGTCTCCAAGGCCACCGCCGGAGCCGTGTCCTCAGTGTCTCTGCTCGCGCTGTTTGTCGGGCTGTTCGGCATACTGTTTCATGGCCCGTTGCTTCATCTGCTGTTCGGCGCAGCTGAACCGGATGTTATGGCCAATGCCCGGACATATTTGATCGGAAGCAGTATATCCTACCTGGGAATTGCCGTCGTGGAAGCAGTATGCGGAGCCCTCAGGGGCACCGGAAGAACGCGGGCGTCGCTGGTGCTGTCTCTGATCATGAACCTGATTTATGTACTCCTCAATCTCGTGTTCATCAATCTTTTGCAGATGGGCGTTCTCGGCATGACAATCTCCATCAATGCTGCCCGGTATTTGGGGGCCGCTTGCGCGCTGTATTATTTGTTCCGAATGGACAGCAGCCTGCACATCAAAATCCGCGATATTCTAACTTTCAATTTATCCATGCTGAAAAAAATCATGTTTATCGGTTTGCCGTTCGCAGCGGAGCAGATGTTTTTTAACGGGGGCAAAATTTTGACCCAAATCTTCATCGTCAGTCTTGGAACGTATGCCATTGCCACCAATGCGATTTGCTCCGCTCTGGCCGGAGTGATGCAAATCCCCGCGAATGCGCTCGCTTTGACGATTATTACGGTAGTCGGTCAGTGCATAGGTAGGGAAAATGTCCGGGATGCGAGAAAATTCACCAAATCCTTTATTGTTGCCTCCTCGCTTTCCTTTGCAGTCATGGGGCTATTGATCCTGCCGCTGTTTAATCCGCTCGTATCGCTGTTTAATCCTCCGGCCGAAATTGTGGACGATATTTTCTGGATCGTGCTGATCAATACACTTGCCCAAATCCCGCTGTGGTCGCTCAGCTTTATCATGCCTTCCGCGCTCAGAGCGGCGGGGGATTCGAAATTTACGTCCATCGTTTCCATGCTGTCCATGTGGCTGTTCCGCGTCGTGCTCGGTTATATTTTGGGGATCGTTCTGCATTTGGGCATTCTCGGCGTCTGGCTCGCGATGGATTGCGAATGGGCCGTACGGGGCGCGATCTTCCTGAAGAGATTTCTCGGCAAAAAGTGGTATCAGCACCGGCTTATTTAACAATTGTGTTAAACTCTCGCTGTGGAGGCCCGGAATCATTGCTCGGGATAGAGGGACTGCCTTATGATGGATGTAATCAATCCGTCTAAAGGGGGTACATTAAATGGCGCAAATTATTTTCTATACGAAAAATGGCTGTATGGGGGGCGCCCGCCAAAAGGCGCTGCTCGAGAGTTATGGTCACACGGTGGAGGAGCGGTCGCTGCTTGATACGGAATGGACACCTGAAACGCTGCAGCCGTATCTGGCCGGCCTTGAGCTGAAAGACTGGTTCAACCCGAACGCCCCCTCGGTCAAAGCGGGCCGGGTCGTCCCGGGAGCTCTTTCCCGGGAGGAGACGCTGGAGCTGTTATGCAGCGACCCGATTCTGATCAAGCGCCCGCTGATCAACACCGGCAGTCAGGTTTTTGCGGGATTCGATTCGGAATACCTGAAGGAGATCGGTCTCTGTGAAGTTCCCTCGGGATACAATACAGGGTGCCAGATGAAAGACCAGGGAAGCGCCTGCTCGTCTTCCGAGGCGTGAAGGACGCCGGGAAACCAATAATCGAAGCGTGGGGAATGAGAGAGTGCCTTTTTAGGCGCTCTTTTTTTCGGTTGGCTGGCAGGTTGCCGCTGGACGGCGGCCTGAAGGTTCGGGAGCACCTAATGTTAACTTAGCTCCCGTGTTTTCCGAAGCTTTGTTGAACAGCCTTGGTATTTGATTGTGCAGGCAGTATAGTGTTTGTTAATTACTCTGGCGATCAAGAAGAACCACCCGGCGATGCGCATTTGAAGTATAAATAGTACGAAATAAAGAGGAGGCAGGCGAATGCCGAACAGGATTGCGATTGGCAGCAGCGACGGGCAATGGATCGACCAGCATTTTGGCAGCTGTGAGCAGTTTGTGGTTTATGATGTATCCGCGGCGGGTGATTGGACGCTGGTGGAAGTACGCACAACGGGAAGCGAAGGCTTCACCGGCAGGCACAGCCAGGAGCAGTTGAACCAAATTATAGCTCTTATATCCGATTGCAGCACCGTGCTTGTCAGCCGGCTCGGCATGGGGGCCTCGGAGGAGCTTAAGGAGCGCGGGATTGCGTTCAGCACCGATTATATCTCATTAAAGCATGCCCAGGAGAAGCTGGTTACGGTTTGAGTTCAAGACCTCCGCCGTTTCGTGATGTTATCTGAAGCGGAGGTTGTGCCTTCTGTGTTTTTTGCTGAAACGATACAATCGATTCAATCATAGCGCTTTCAGCCTGCGTGTTCATACTCTGTGGTTGGTCCCGGACACTTCGGCCACCTTGGACACTTTCGGCAGTAGTTCGCGATAAACGTCCAGCATCTCTTCCGCCATGCGTCCGGTACGGTAGAAGTCAAGTCCGATGCCGGAGCGGACCCGGTAGCGCCGCCGCATGACGTCGTCGGAGAGGAGCCGGTCGATCGCATCCGCGAGCGCTTTGGCGTTTCTGGGCGGCACCAACAGGCCGGATTCTCCGTGATCCAGCGCCTCGGGAATGCCGTCCACCTCTGTCGCGACGATCGCGCAGCCCGATTCCCTGGCTTCAATCAGGACGAGCCCGAACGGCTCCTTGTGGGAGGCCAGGACAAATACATCGGCCGCTTTCATCCACCGGCGGCTTTCAGCCTGAAAGCCGGCGAATCGGATGCGGCCGGAGAACGGGGAAGCGGAGGCCCGCTCTTCGAACTTTGCCCGGTCCGGTCCGTCGCCTACGATATACAGCCTGGCGTCCGGATGGCTGCCCGCAAGGAGATCGAATGCGTCAATGAGGTCGGAGATCCCTTTGCGCTCGTACATACCGGCAACCGTAACAATAGCACGCCCTTCCAGAGGCTGGGGGCTGAAATCCGCTTGGCGCGGGCTTCCGATCGAGCCGTTCAGAATGACGCGCAGCTTGTCCCGCTTGACGCTGCGGCCCGCCATGGCATCGCACACCGCCTGGCTGACGGCGATCACCCGGTCGCCGACTCTCATGAAATCGGCACTCTTTTGAAATTCGTTATGCACATGGGTTACGATCTTGTACTTGCGGAAGCCTCTCAGATAACGGGCGAAGAGCGCGCCGGTCATCATATGCGCATGAATGATATCAGGGGAGAAGTCCGCAACCATCCGTCTGAAATTAAAAACAGCCCGCAAGAGCTGGGCTGGCTTTCTCGTCTGGTCCAGTCGGTAGTGACGAATGTGATTTCGGGCAAGAAGCTCTTCGTACTGGCCGCCTCCCGATATGATTCCTACCTCATGATTTCTTGCAGTCTGCTCGCAGGCCAGGTCGATCATCACGTTGACGATACCGTTGCCCGACTCTTTGACATGATTGGCAATATGAAGGATACGCACCAAGGTCCCCTCCTTATACAGGCCGTTTCTCGCTTTCGATGACATAGACCGGCTTCTCGCGCTTTTTCTCCCGGCCGTACAGCTCATACAGCTTGATTTCCTTGAGGAACTCATAATACATCCAGAAAAAAGCGACGCTGAACCCGGCAATACCTTTCGTAATCATCTTGCGGACGAACAGGGTATAGACGAACTTGGCGGGCGGACGGAACAGAAGCCTCATCAGGCTGAACGGCCGCTGCTTGTCATATTCTTTTCTCGCCTCGAGATCGGTGTATTTATTGAAGCGCTGCACATGGTCCTGGATGCTGCGGTACCCGTGATGCCAGAGCGTACCCGCAAGGCATGGCACGGCGGAAGGGTCGACATCCGGGCCTTCGTGAACAAGGACATCCTTCATCCGCACTTCATCTTTCTTGTACAGCCTCACGAGGTGCTCGCCCCTTGGCATCCACTTGCCGAGAAAATCGCCGATCCGGTAGACCGTATAGGCCTTTATCTCATTTTCCGGCTGCGCCTTCCAGTTCAAAAGCGATTGCTGCAGCTCCTCGCTGACTTCTTCATCTGAATCAATAAAAAAGATCCACTTGCTGGGAGCCACGTCGGCCCCGAATATACGCTGCTTCGCGTACCCCGGCCAAGGATTATGGTAGACGCTGCAGCCCAGACGCTCGGCGATCAGAACCGTTCCATCTGTGCTGCCTCCGTCGACGACGACGATATCATCCGCAAAAGGGCGGCAGGAGAGTATAGCTTGCTCGATTTTCTCCTCTTCGTTCTGAGTGATAATCACAACAGATAATCGTTTGGTGTCAGTCAAGGGTTGGTTCACCTCTTTCGGGTTATTCGCCAGCTAAAATGTAACGGAATTTAAGTGTTGTATGTTTATATTTTTCATAATAAATGGTTTTAGCTTTAGTTTAATCCTTAACCGGAATAAGTGTATATACTACAATAGTTCACCTTATATTCATCCGATGGGGTGAGGGGAAATTGTTACAAATTCATTAAAACATGAAAAGCAGGCATTCAGGTCATTGACGCCGAACGGGTGAAAACAATATAATCCTATCAAGTAAGTTGGAATTAACCAATCTTGCCTTGTGAAAGAATGCACCATCCATATCTTTAAACCCGAGCGGATCACCGCAGGCCTTGCTTTCTCTTTAAGAGGAATGTGGGGCTTTTTTTGTAGAATTGTGAAGGTTGCTGGCGTCATATGAGATAGGTACAAGTCGTTTGAAGCTTCAAAACCTAGTATTCGCATTGAAAATATCATATTAAAAAGGAGTGATTCCCAGGTGTCCCGTTATCCTTTGATCTCATCCGGCACAATCATCGAAAGTACCCCTGAGGAGAGTGTCCAGTCGCCTATTATATCCATACGGCAGCTCGGTAAATCTTTTCAGTCCGGGGCCGGCAAGAAAGCCGTTCGATACCAGGTGCTGAAAGACGTCGATCTGAGCATCAACAAGGGGGAGTTTTTTATCCTTTTGGGCCCGAGCGGCTGCGGCAAGTCCACACTGCTTAACCTGATTGCCGGATTTGAGAAGCAGACCGAGGGTGAGCTGCTTGTAGGTGGCGAGGTGGTCGACCGTCCCGGAAAAGAGCGCGCGATGGTGTTTCAGCACCCGGATGCCTCTTTATTCCCCTGGCTGAACGTAAGAGAGAATATCGAGTTCGGCCTGCGCATGCAGGGGATGAGGAAAGGGGAGCGCAAAGCGATATCCGACCGGTACATCGAACTGGCGGGACTAACGGGACATGAGCGCAAATTTCCGCGAGAGCTGTCGGGGGGCATGAAGCAGCGGGTGCAGATCGCCAGAGTGCTCGCCAACGAGCCGGACATTCTGCTGATGGACGAACCGCTGGGGGCGCTCGACGCATTCACCCGCAGAGTCATGCAGGAGGAGCTGGTGCGAATCTGGTCGGAGACGAAGAAGACGATCATTTTCGTCACGCATGACATTCAGGAAGCGGTGCTGCTCGGCGGCCGGATCGGGATCATGTCCATCGGGCCGGACTCGCGGGTATTCGAAATCATGGACAATCGCCTGGAGTATCCCCGTGATTTGACCTCGCGGGAATTTAATCTGATACAGAAGAAGCTGCAGGGTATTTTTCAAGACGATCTATATTTTCATTTGTAAAAAAGAAAGGAGGAAAACGCATGCGTTATGTTCGGAAGGGTCTGCAGATGGGAATTGTCTCCTGGCTGCTGTTCCTGATTCTGTGGCAGATTTTCGCCATGAACTCGAATCAGGACTATTTTCCAACTCCCGTACAGACGTTTCGCGGAGCGGTTGAACTGATTGCCGACAATTCGCTGGTCACTTATGTCTTTATCAGCTTTAAACGGGTGCTGCTCGGATGGCTGCTTGGCAGTCTGCTGGGCATTCCGGCGGGCCTCTTGATCGGCAGGTTCAAATGGCTCCGGCAGCTCGTCGAGCCTTATCTGAACTTCTTCCGGTTCATTCCGGCCCTGGCCTTTATCACTTTGTTCATTCTGTGGTTTGGGATCGGCGAGCAGTCGAAGGTCATTCTCATTATGTATGCGACGCTGTTCATCGTCATTCTGAACACGGCGGCCGGCGTAGTGAATGTCGAGGATGACAAAATTCGCTCGGCAAGGTCGCTGGGAGCCTCGGAGCGGCAGATTTTGATCCATGTGATTATTCCCGCCGTCGTTCCCGCCTTCTTTAACGGGGTCCGGCTGGCGATGGGGAATTCATTCATGGCCATTGTCGGCGCGGAGATGATTGCGGCCAACGAAGGGGTTGGCTATCTCATCTGGACTTCGCGGCTGTACTCCAAGACGGACTGGATTTTCGTCGGACTGCTTCTGCTCGGACTGATGGGCTTTACCGGGGATCAGCTGCTGCGCTGGCTGGGAAAGACCTCGCTCAAGCGCTATGGTATTGCCAAAGAAACAAGATTTGGAAGGTAAAATTCGAAAGTAACCTATGGGGGGACAAGAAAAGTGAGAAACAAGCAAAGCCGGATTTGGAAAGCAGTGGCGGGAGCCATGTTGTTGACGGGAATACTGGTATCGCTGTCGGGCTGCGGAGACGCCAAGGCGGAGAATAAAGAAGCTTCGGGCGCTCCGGCTCTGCAGAAGGTACGCGTTGGGGGAGATTCCGCCATATTCTCGCTGCAATTTCGGGTAGCCAAGGAGCAGGGGATCTTTGAAAAGAACGGAATTGACGCCGAAATATCGACCTTCTCCTTTGGGATCGACACGCTGAATGCGGTGCTGACCGACCGGGTGGACGTCGGGGAGGCGATGGACTATGCGGCGCTTAGCGCGATTTCCAAAGGAGATCTCAAGGTATTGTCCTTGTTCAATTCGCCGAAAGCGACCAGTTCGAAGCTCTTTGCGAGAGACGGAATCAGCAAGCCGGAGGATCTGGTGGGCAAGAAGCTCGGCGTACAGAAAGGAACTGTGAACGAGTACATTTGGGGCAAATATTTTGAAACGTTCCATATCGACCCAAAGGCCGTTACTCTCGTCCCGCTGCAATCGACGGCTGAAATATTGGCGGCATACGACAGAGGAGACATTCAGGCCGCCTGGTTCGGCACCGCGTTCTTCGACAAGGCCGAGAAGGTAAAGGGCTCGGCAGCGCTTAACGACCAATCCGCCATTAACGTCCGCACGAAGGGATTTTTGGTCGCCAAGGGTTCCCTGATCAAGGATCATCCCGAAATCTCGGCGGAACTGAACAAGTCGCTGGCAGAGGCTTCCCAGTATATTATCGCTCATCCGGAAGAGGCCGCCGAACTGGCGTTCAAAGAATTGAAGATTCCCAAGGAAAACGCCCTGAATGAAATTAAGAATCAATGGGATTTTGATGTCCGCTTCAAACAGGAGGACTATGACCAGCTGAAACAGATCAAGGAATGGAGCATTGCCAACGGCTATATCGAGCAGGATTTCAATCTTGACGACAAGCTGGCTCTGGATGGTCTGAAGGAAGCTTTCCCGGACAAAGTCGATATTAAGTAAAAGTCGATATTAAGTAAAAAAAGGAGATGCATACCAATGAGTGATTTGAAAAACCGGCTGCATGAGGAGCTTGCAGTCAAGAACGCCTGTCAGGTTGAAGGCATTAACGCCGACCCCGCCATTTTTGAAGGAGTAGGGCTGGGTGACGTCTACCAGGAGCAAATCCAGACGTTGTTCGACTACAATCTGCATAATCATACAGGGGTGGTTCTCCCGGTATGCTTCTATACCCCGGGTGGACTGCGGGTAGCCTACCGCTGGAACGACCGCTCTCCGTACAAGCTGCGCAGAGAGGGCAACCAGTTCATCCTGTATAATGAGCGTAAGGAGCTGTTTCAGGTAACACTGAAGAAACGCCCCAAATATTACAGTCTGAAAACCTCCGACGGCGCCAACATGAATCAGGTAGCGACTCATAACGGAGAAGGGGCTATCTTCGTCTCCTACAGCAACGAGTGCTTCCTGAAGGAAACCGGCCATGACTGCAAATATTGCAACATCAACTATACGCATGATACGTATGGGGAAGAGCATGGCGTAAGCTGGAAGTATCCGCGCCAGATTGGCGAAACGGCTGCGGTTGCTTACAAAGAGGGAGCCAAGCATATTACCATCAGCGGAGGATTCATCCCTGAACGGCGGGAGATTGATTACTACTTCGACGTGGCGGAGGCGATTCAGGAGCATACCGGCCTTCAGGACTTCAATGGCACAGCCGTAATCGGCGCGCCGCTGGACCTCAGCATCCTGGAGCGTTACAAAGATGCCGGCTACCGCACGGTTGCCATGAACCTCGAAATATGGGACAAAAACATTTTCAATTCCGTCTGCCCCGGAAAGGTTCTTCACTGCGGCGGCTGGGATCATTGGGTTAAAGCGCTGGAACGGGCCGCGGTCGTCTTCGGGCATGGCCGCGTCCGCTCCAACTTTGTCGGCGGCATGGATACGAAGAAATCGACGCTGGAAGGCATTAAATATCTCGCCTCCCAGGGGGTTATCGCCTATGCCGGGGCCTGGATTCCGAATCTCGGTTCGGAGTATGAGGGCCACCGGTCTCCGCTTCCGGAGTGGCATTTGGACCTCGCGTACAAGACCGTCGATATTTTCCGCGGCGCCGGGTTCACCTATGAACAGCTGTACGACTCCAGCGCTTCGGCTGACGGGATTTGGAACGATATTTACAAGATTGAGGATGAGCAGCTGCCGGTATTCCATAGCGAGACGGCTGCGGTCTAATTTACAGCAACAACCGGGAGGCGCTCAGCCGTGTTACAGGTCTGAGCGCCTCCCGGCCGTTTTAGCCGCTGTATAACGAACTAGGCTGCGCATCGCGATTACAGGTGAGGGATTCTCTCTCCTGACCGTTCCCGCCTTACCCCGCCAGCTCCTTGCCGTTATACATGTATATTTTCTCCTGCCCGTCGACGACGGTCTTCAAATGCACATTTCGTCCCCACAGCCGGTGAACGAGGGGAAGCGTGCGTTCGACGTATTTGCGGTCGAGCTCGAGGCCCTCAAAGCGGTTGTCCAGCAGCAGCTCGCCCCGGCCATGCAGGTCGTCGTCCTTGACCGTAAGGTAAGGGAAACCGCCGTTGGTCCGGGATCGAATCAGATTGTCCTTAATTTCCTCTACGTCTTTCGCCGTCACTCTGTACACCTGATCTTCCTGCTTGAAGACGAACAGATCCATCTTTTCCGCCAGTTCCTGCGTCAGATAGTTGCGGATGAACGATACGTCCGATTCCGTCTCGCGGATCTCGAACAGCGCCTGGGGGCCTTCCTTCTTCTCGATATGCCGGAGCATCATGAGACCGAGATAGTAGGGGTTGATTCTGCCCGGGGAAGGCTGGATGACGCCGGCATTCATTTTGGCAAACTCGACGATCTCCGAATCGCTGAGGTCCAGCTCGCGGACAAGCTTCAGATGCCAGTAGCTGGCCCAGCCCTCATTCATAATCTTCGTCTCCATCTGCGGCCAGAAATACAACATTTCGGCGCGGAGCATGTACAAAATTTCCCGTTGCCACTCCTCCAGATACCGGCTGTTCCCTGCGATAAAGCCGATGACATCCTTCACGCCTCCGTCCGTTTCGCGGAAGCCTTCCGTTCGACCGAACCGGACAAACGGGTCGACATGCTCCTGAATGGCGATGCCCGCGTCCAGAAAGGTCTCGACTTCGTCCGCGCCGTATTCGTGGCTAAAATGCTCGATGCGGTCGGCGAATACAGCCATCCGGTCCACCATCTGCCGGTCTGTGCCGGCGAACATGGCGTTATTTTTGAAGAAATCGCTGTGACCCAGCACATGTGCCACAATCAGCTTGTTCTGAAGCAGGGTGTTGCTGTCTAGCAGGAACGCGTAGCAGGGGTCGGAATTGATGACCAGCTCGTAGATTTTGCTCAGCCCGTGATCATATTCCGTCTTCATGCGCTGATAGGCTTTGCCGAAGCTCCAGTGCGCGAACCGGGTCGGCATCCCGTAGGCTCCGATGGAATACAGCACTTCCGCCGGGCAGACCTGGTAGCGCATCGGAAAGAAATCGAGCCCGTTCTCAAGTGCCAGCTCCGTCAAGCGCTCCGCTGCTTGTTCCAACTGCTCCGCATCGTGATCAATCATAAGCGCTGCTCCTCCTGTCTTATACGGCGGCCTTGCGTTTCGCAGCTTCCGCTGCCGCAAAGGCCGCCGCCGATTTTTGGCTGGGGCCAGTCAGGCACCCCGCCATGACTTCAAAGCTCGGGTCCGCTTCGTGCCAGCTTCAGCTCGCCTCCACCTCGTCGCCGAAGAAAGCCTTCAGCGTCTTGAACACATCCTCTTTCTCCTTCAGGATAGACCGGATAAAGGCGGGTGAGTTCAGACCGGACAATGAGTCCCAGAGACGTTTGCTTCCGTAGATATGCTGCCGGATTTCGCCGTAGCCGAGCACATTGACTTTGTCCAGAAGGTCGCCTACAAGCTTTACGGTCGTCCCGTTGTCGCTGTCAAGGTTGTCGCCGTCCGAGAAATGAAAGGCATAGGCGTTGTATTGGCCCGGAGGGTAATCCTTCTCCAGAATGTTCAGCGCCAGTTCGTAGACCGAGGAGCATTTCGTGCCGCCGCTTTCGCCTTTGCGGAAGAAGGATTCCTCGTCCACCTCTTTGGCCTCCGTGCAGTGCGATAGAAACCGGATCTGCACGTTCTCGTATTTGGTCCGCAGGAAGCGGACCATCCAGAAAAAGAAGCTGCGGGCCACATATTTCTCGAAGCTGCCCATGGAGCCCGACGTATCCATCATGGCAAGCACGACGGCCGAGGACTGGGGCTTCCGGACATCCTCCCAAGTCTTGAACCGCAGATCCTCGCCGATAATCGGGCCAAGAACCGGCGCCCCTCCGGAATCCGGCAAAGCGCCGGGGATTTCCATCGATTGGTACCCAAGCGTCAGTCCGAGCCGCGCCGCCGTTTCGGCCAAAGGATTCGCCCCCGAACCCGGACCGGCTCCGGCATTCCCGCCGCCGGTATCATAGCCGCCGTAATCGGCAGACGATTCCGACCAGGCCGCCGCGCCGGGCGTTCCCTGAAGTCCGCTGCTCAGCGCCTGGCGTTTGATCGCCTCGAAGATCGTCCGCTTTTTATCGACATTCGAGATCATGCCCTGCTTGCGGACGTCTTCGAACCGGACATCTTCTACGGTCATATCCGGCGCGGCCTTCGGCTTGAGCTTCGGCAGCTTCAAGTCCTCGAATACGAGCTCGGCCAGCTCATCAATCGTCAGCTCCGCCTCGTAATAGTCGGTTCCCGGCTGATCGCCCGCTTCGCGTCCCTTGCCCGGGCCGT encodes:
- a CDS encoding radical SAM protein, encoding MSDLKNRLHEELAVKNACQVEGINADPAIFEGVGLGDVYQEQIQTLFDYNLHNHTGVVLPVCFYTPGGLRVAYRWNDRSPYKLRREGNQFILYNERKELFQVTLKKRPKYYSLKTSDGANMNQVATHNGEGAIFVSYSNECFLKETGHDCKYCNINYTHDTYGEEHGVSWKYPRQIGETAAVAYKEGAKHITISGGFIPERREIDYYFDVAEAIQEHTGLQDFNGTAVIGAPLDLSILERYKDAGYRTVAMNLEIWDKNIFNSVCPGKVLHCGGWDHWVKALERAAVVFGHGRVRSNFVGGMDTKKSTLEGIKYLASQGVIAYAGAWIPNLGSEYEGHRSPLPEWHLDLAYKTVDIFRGAGFTYEQLYDSSASADGIWNDIYKIEDEQLPVFHSETAAV
- a CDS encoding SpoVR family protein, which encodes MIDHDAEQLEQAAERLTELALENGLDFFPMRYQVCPAEVLYSIGAYGMPTRFAHWSFGKAYQRMKTEYDHGLSKIYELVINSDPCYAFLLDSNTLLQNKLIVAHVLGHSDFFKNNAMFAGTDRQMVDRMAVFADRIEHFSHEYGADEVETFLDAGIAIQEHVDPFVRFGRTEGFRETDGGVKDVIGFIAGNSRYLEEWQREILYMLRAEMLYFWPQMETKIMNEGWASYWHLKLVRELDLSDSEIVEFAKMNAGVIQPSPGRINPYYLGLMMLRHIEKKEGPQALFEIRETESDVSFIRNYLTQELAEKMDLFVFKQEDQVYRVTAKDVEEIKDNLIRSRTNGGFPYLTVKDDDLHGRGELLLDNRFEGLELDRKYVERTLPLVHRLWGRNVHLKTVVDGQEKIYMYNGKELAG
- a CDS encoding YeaH/YhbH family protein produces the protein MDKRLFVIARDDWSLHRKGEIDQERHKRKVKEAIRKNLADLVSEESIIMPQGDKVIKVPIRSLDEPKFRYNTKDKPQVGQGQGGTQVGDVIGKAGQGDANGPGKGREAGDQPGTDYYEAELTIDELAELVFEDLKLPKLKPKAAPDMTVEDVRFEDVRKQGMISNVDKKRTIFEAIKRQALSSGLQGTPGAAAWSESSADYGGYDTGGGNAGAGPGSGANPLAETAARLGLTLGYQSMEIPGALPDSGGAPVLGPIIGEDLRFKTWEDVRKPQSSAVVLAMMDTSGSMGSFEKYVARSFFFWMVRFLRTKYENVQIRFLSHCTEAKEVDEESFFRKGESGGTKCSSVYELALNILEKDYPPGQYNAYAFHFSDGDNLDSDNGTTVKLVGDLLDKVNVLGYGEIRQHIYGSKRLWDSLSGLNSPAFIRSILKEKEDVFKTLKAFFGDEVEAS